Proteins encoded together in one Kitasatospora albolonga window:
- a CDS encoding sugar ABC transporter permease, whose amino-acid sequence MSSTTETQALRPDRKKSRLHLDIIGLGIAAVMIFPVYWLVISALRPNREIRSYDQTLWPSSITFDNFERAINQPNFATAIQSSLIVAVTAVVGGMIIATLAALAIGRFRFFGRKPLLLIMILVQMLPPTAMLIPIYAQLNAMGGIDEYWGLIVVYLVSTLPFATIMIRGFVVNIPVELEESAMVDGCTRFQAFRKVIFPLLAPGLAAASIFALVNAWNEYLFAYILINDNSKYTLNVWLMTFTTERGTDYGALMAASTMIALPVVIFFMIIQKKMAAGLTSGAVKG is encoded by the coding sequence ATGAGCAGCACGACCGAGACACAGGCGCTGCGGCCCGACCGCAAGAAGAGCCGGCTCCACCTCGACATCATCGGCCTCGGTATCGCCGCGGTCATGATCTTCCCGGTCTACTGGCTGGTCATCAGCGCCCTGCGGCCCAACCGGGAGATTCGCAGCTACGACCAGACCCTGTGGCCCTCGTCGATCACCTTCGACAACTTCGAACGGGCGATCAACCAGCCCAACTTCGCCACCGCCATCCAGTCCAGCCTGATCGTCGCGGTCACCGCGGTGGTCGGCGGCATGATCATCGCCACGCTGGCGGCCCTCGCGATCGGCCGGTTCCGTTTCTTCGGCCGCAAGCCGCTGCTCCTGATCATGATCCTGGTCCAGATGCTGCCGCCGACGGCGATGCTCATCCCGATCTACGCCCAGCTCAACGCGATGGGCGGGATCGACGAGTACTGGGGCCTGATCGTCGTCTACCTGGTCTCCACGCTGCCCTTCGCCACCATCATGATCCGCGGCTTCGTCGTGAACATCCCGGTGGAGCTGGAGGAGTCCGCGATGGTGGACGGCTGCACCCGCTTCCAGGCGTTCCGCAAGGTGATCTTCCCGCTGCTGGCCCCCGGGCTCGCCGCCGCGTCGATCTTCGCCCTGGTGAACGCGTGGAACGAGTACCTCTTCGCGTACATCCTGATCAACGACAACTCCAAGTACACGCTCAACGTGTGGCTGATGACGTTCACCACCGAGCGCGGAACGGACTACGGCGCGCTCATGGCGGCCTCGACCATGATCGCCCTGCCCGTCGTCATCTTCTTCATGATCATCCAGAAGAAGATGGCCGCGGGGCTCACCTCCGGCGCTGTGAAGGGATAG
- a CDS encoding sugar hydrolase — MTTLVSTTDTLTRDALAVLQPGFTGTTAPDWLLRRVGEGLSSVGLFGRNIETPEQLAALTARLRSERDDVLVAIDEEGGDVTRLEVNEGSSFPGNFALGSVDDVDLTRAVAQELGRRLAECGVNLNWAPSADVNSNPGNPVIGVRSFGADTRLVARHTAAYVEGLQAAGVAACTKHFPGHGDTAVDSHLAMPRIDVDLDTLHARELVPFRAAIAAGSKSVMSAHILLPALDPDRPATLSPQILTGLLRQELGYDGLIVTDGVEMEAISKTYGIERGSVLAIAAGADAICVGGGLADEETVLALRDALVAAVRSGELSEERLADAAARVRALASWTQGARGVVPEPGAAVQEGTAPGTGVSSDIGLVAARRAVRVTGSGDRLTEPGHLVEFATEANIAVGDETPWGIAAGLSAALPGTTTATYTSESADPAADAVAAAGERRIVAVVRDEHRHSWMAEALDALLAARPDTIVVEMGLPEATPRGALHVATYGASRVCGEAAVEAVTGTKA; from the coding sequence ATGACCACCCTCGTTTCCACCACGGACACGCTGACGCGCGACGCGCTCGCGGTGCTCCAGCCCGGATTCACCGGAACCACCGCACCGGACTGGCTGCTGCGCCGCGTCGGTGAGGGGCTCTCCTCCGTCGGACTGTTCGGCCGCAACATCGAGACGCCCGAGCAGCTGGCCGCCCTCACCGCCCGGCTGCGTTCCGAGCGGGACGACGTCCTCGTCGCCATCGACGAGGAGGGCGGGGACGTGACCCGCCTGGAGGTCAACGAGGGCTCCTCGTTCCCGGGCAACTTCGCCCTGGGCTCCGTCGACGACGTCGACCTCACCCGGGCCGTCGCCCAGGAGCTGGGGCGCCGGCTCGCCGAGTGCGGCGTCAACCTGAACTGGGCGCCGTCCGCGGACGTCAACTCCAACCCGGGCAACCCGGTCATCGGCGTACGCTCCTTCGGCGCCGACACCCGGCTGGTGGCCCGCCACACCGCCGCGTACGTGGAAGGGCTCCAGGCCGCGGGCGTCGCCGCCTGCACCAAGCACTTCCCCGGCCACGGCGACACGGCGGTCGACTCGCACCTCGCGATGCCCCGGATCGATGTGGATCTCGACACCCTGCACGCCCGTGAGCTGGTGCCTTTCCGGGCTGCCATCGCCGCGGGTTCCAAATCGGTGATGAGCGCGCATATCCTGCTTCCCGCACTCGACCCGGACCGCCCGGCCACCCTGAGCCCGCAGATCCTCACCGGTCTGCTCCGCCAGGAGCTGGGCTACGACGGCCTGATCGTCACCGACGGCGTGGAGATGGAAGCCATCTCCAAGACCTACGGCATCGAGCGCGGATCGGTCCTCGCGATCGCCGCGGGCGCCGACGCCATCTGCGTCGGCGGCGGGCTGGCCGACGAGGAGACAGTGCTCGCGCTGCGCGACGCCCTGGTGGCGGCGGTACGCAGTGGGGAGCTGTCCGAGGAGCGGCTCGCGGACGCGGCCGCCCGAGTACGAGCCCTCGCGTCCTGGACGCAGGGGGCCCGGGGGGTTGTCCCGGAGCCGGGCGCGGCAGTGCAGGAGGGGACCGCGCCCGGCACCGGAGTCAGCTCCGACATCGGCCTGGTGGCCGCCCGCCGCGCGGTCCGGGTCACCGGCTCCGGCGACCGGCTGACCGAGCCGGGGCACCTGGTGGAGTTCGCCACGGAGGCGAACATCGCGGTCGGCGACGAGACCCCCTGGGGCATCGCCGCCGGGCTGAGCGCCGCCCTTCCCGGGACCACCACGGCCACGTACACCAGCGAGAGTGCCGACCCGGCGGCCGACGCGGTCGCGGCGGCAGGGGAGCGGCGCATCGTCGCCGTCGTCCGCGACGAGCACCGGCACTCCTGGATGGCCGAGGCGCTGGACGCCCTGCTGGCGGCCCGCCCCGACACGATCGTGGTCGAGATGGGCCTCCCGGAGGCCACCCCCCGGGGCGCCCTCCACGTGGCCACCTACGGTGCCTCCCGCGTCTGCGGCGAGGCGGCGGTGGAAGCGGTCACGGGCACGAAGGCGTAG
- a CDS encoding glucosamine-6-phosphate deaminase, whose product MEVVIVPDATAGGELIAEAIASLLSRKPDALLGVATGSTPLPIYRALAAKVASGAVDASRARVCQLDEYVGLPVGHPESYRSVVLREVIEPLGLSEASFMGPDGAAEDVQAACEAYDRALAEAGGVDLQLLGIGTDGHIGFNEPCSSLASRTRIKTLTEQTRVDNARFFDDDIEQVPHHVITQGIGTILDSRHPILLATGEGKAEAIAQTVEGPVASVVPASALQLHPHATVVVDEAAASKLKLADYFRATYAAKPGWQGL is encoded by the coding sequence GTGGAAGTTGTCATCGTCCCGGACGCCACGGCAGGCGGCGAACTGATCGCAGAGGCCATCGCCTCCCTGCTCAGCCGCAAGCCCGACGCCCTGCTCGGCGTTGCCACCGGCTCCACCCCGCTGCCCATCTACCGCGCGCTGGCCGCCAAGGTCGCCTCCGGGGCCGTCGACGCCTCGCGGGCCCGGGTCTGCCAGCTGGACGAGTACGTCGGCCTGCCCGTCGGCCACCCGGAGTCGTACCGTTCCGTGGTGCTCCGTGAGGTCATCGAGCCGCTCGGGCTCTCCGAGGCGTCCTTCATGGGCCCCGACGGCGCCGCCGAGGACGTCCAGGCCGCGTGCGAGGCGTACGACCGGGCGCTGGCGGAGGCCGGCGGGGTCGACCTCCAGCTGCTCGGCATCGGCACCGACGGGCACATCGGCTTCAACGAGCCGTGCTCCTCGCTCGCCTCGCGCACCCGGATCAAGACACTGACCGAGCAGACCCGGGTCGACAACGCGCGCTTCTTCGACGACGACATCGAGCAGGTGCCGCACCACGTGATCACCCAGGGCATCGGGACCATCCTGGACTCCCGGCACCCGATCCTGCTGGCCACCGGCGAGGGCAAGGCGGAGGCCATCGCCCAGACCGTGGAGGGGCCGGTCGCCTCGGTCGTACCGGCCTCGGCGCTCCAGCTGCACCCGCACGCGACGGTGGTGGTGGACGAGGCCGCCGCGTCGAAGCTGAAGCTGGCGGACTACTTCCGCGCCACGTATGCGGCGAAGCCGGGGTGGCAGGGGCTGTAG
- a CDS encoding glucosamine-6-phosphate deaminase, translating to MSATPPPGPDDQSDVPGRIMSGEMAEQPAMLRRILDQGAPRIREVAAEIAARKPRFVLLTARGTSDNAALYAKYLLEIRLGLPCGLASMSTTTAYGATPDLRDVLVITVSQSGGSPDLVASTRAAREAGAVTLAVTNNPDSALAAVSEYHIDILAGPEKALPATKTYTASLLSLYLFVAGLGGGDGTEAASVLPDLAGAVLGRRAEVKALASRYRFAERMVITSRGYGYPTAKEAALKLMETSYIPALSYSGADLLHGPLAMVDNISPVIAVVTDGRGGEALQPVLDRLRGRGADLFVVGPKAQVEAASAGFALPTSGVPEELQPILEILPLQMLAYEVTIARGQDPDSPRALAKVTETR from the coding sequence ATGTCCGCCACCCCTCCGCCCGGCCCGGACGACCAGAGCGATGTGCCCGGCCGCATCATGTCCGGCGAGATGGCCGAGCAGCCCGCGATGCTCCGGCGCATCCTCGACCAGGGCGCGCCCCGCATCCGCGAGGTGGCCGCCGAGATCGCCGCCAGGAAGCCCCGCTTCGTGCTGCTCACCGCGCGCGGCACCTCCGACAACGCGGCGCTCTACGCCAAGTACCTGCTGGAGATCCGGCTCGGCCTGCCCTGCGGCCTCGCCTCCATGTCCACCACGACGGCGTACGGGGCCACGCCCGATCTGCGGGACGTCCTGGTGATCACCGTCAGCCAGTCGGGCGGCTCTCCGGACCTGGTGGCCTCCACCCGGGCGGCCCGGGAGGCCGGTGCGGTCACCCTCGCGGTCACCAACAACCCGGACTCCGCCCTGGCGGCGGTCTCCGAGTACCACATCGACATCCTGGCGGGCCCGGAGAAGGCGCTCCCGGCCACCAAGACGTACACGGCCTCCCTGCTCTCCCTCTACCTCTTCGTGGCGGGCCTGGGCGGCGGTGACGGTACGGAGGCGGCGTCGGTCCTGCCCGATCTGGCGGGCGCGGTCCTGGGCCGCCGGGCCGAGGTCAAGGCGCTGGCCTCCCGCTACCGCTTCGCCGAGCGCATGGTGATCACCTCGCGCGGCTACGGTTACCCCACGGCCAAGGAGGCCGCCCTCAAGCTCATGGAGACGAGCTACATCCCCGCTCTCTCCTACTCGGGCGCCGATCTGCTGCACGGCCCACTGGCCATGGTCGACAACATCTCCCCGGTGATCGCCGTGGTCACCGACGGCCGGGGCGGCGAGGCGCTCCAGCCGGTGCTGGACCGGCTGCGGGGGCGCGGCGCCGACCTCTTCGTGGTCGGCCCGAAGGCCCAGGTGGAGGCGGCGTCGGCGGGCTTCGCGCTGCCGACGTCGGGGGTGCCGGAGGAGCTGCAGCCGATCCTGGAGATCCTGCCGCTCCAGATGCTCGCGTACGAGGTCACCATCGCCCGCGGCCAGGACCCGGACTCACCGCGCGCCCTGGCGAAGGTCACGGAGACCCGCTAG
- a CDS encoding ATPase gives MNDLVRQHTALSDTDLEWLHLLVSEWQLLSDLSFADLVLWVPTRDGTRYVSVAQMRPNTGPTSYQDDMVGHLVPRGRRPLLDAALDEGRIVREGDPEWREEVPVRVESIPVRREGRVLGVIARNTNLLTVRTPSRLELTYLQSASDLAQMIAAGAFPFPGQQVDMDASPRVGDGLIRLDADGVVQYASPNGLSAYHRLGLASDLVGHHLGTTTAELAPSRGPVDEALVKVASGYAPREFEVEGEGGVIQLRAIPLKPKGVRIGSLVLLRDVTELRRRERELITKDATIREIHHRVKNNLQTVAALLRLQARRMDSVQGREALNEAVRRVGSIAIVHETLSQNLDERVEFDEIADRVIAMVSEISPGKVTCRRIGRFGILDAEVATPLSMVLTEVLQNALEHAFTVADQGTVEVSAVRGGSPSDARLLITVTDDGRGLPEGFDPQQAGNLGLQIVRTLVEGELGGTFGMVPAPERGTQVVLDLPVRGAK, from the coding sequence ATGAACGATCTCGTCCGCCAGCACACCGCTCTGAGCGACACCGACCTCGAGTGGCTCCATCTGCTGGTCTCGGAGTGGCAGCTGCTCTCCGACCTCTCCTTCGCCGACCTCGTGCTGTGGGTCCCCACCCGGGACGGCACGCGGTACGTCTCCGTCGCCCAGATGCGGCCCAACACCGGCCCCACCTCCTACCAGGACGATATGGTCGGCCACCTGGTGCCCCGTGGCCGCCGCCCGCTGCTGGACGCGGCCCTGGACGAGGGCCGGATCGTGCGCGAGGGCGACCCGGAGTGGCGCGAGGAGGTCCCCGTACGGGTCGAGTCCATCCCCGTACGCCGTGAGGGCCGGGTCCTCGGCGTCATCGCCCGCAACACCAACCTGCTCACCGTGCGCACCCCCTCCCGGCTGGAGCTCACCTACCTCCAGTCCGCCTCCGACCTGGCCCAGATGATCGCCGCCGGGGCCTTTCCCTTCCCCGGCCAGCAGGTCGACATGGACGCCTCCCCGCGCGTCGGTGACGGCCTGATCCGGCTCGACGCGGACGGGGTCGTCCAGTACGCCAGCCCCAACGGCCTCTCCGCCTACCACCGCCTCGGCCTCGCCTCCGACCTCGTCGGCCACCACCTCGGCACCACGACCGCCGAACTGGCGCCCTCCCGGGGCCCGGTGGACGAGGCCCTGGTCAAGGTGGCCAGCGGGTACGCGCCGCGCGAGTTCGAGGTGGAGGGCGAGGGCGGGGTGATCCAGCTGCGGGCCATCCCGCTCAAGCCCAAGGGCGTCCGCATCGGCTCGCTGGTCCTGCTCCGGGACGTCACGGAACTCCGCCGCCGCGAGCGAGAGTTGATCACCAAGGACGCGACCATCCGGGAGATCCACCACCGGGTGAAGAACAACCTCCAGACGGTGGCCGCCCTGTTGCGGCTCCAGGCCCGCCGGATGGATTCCGTCCAGGGGCGCGAGGCGCTCAACGAGGCGGTGCGGCGCGTCGGTTCGATCGCGATCGTCCATGAGACGCTCTCGCAGAATCTCGACGAGCGCGTCGAGTTCGACGAGATCGCCGACCGGGTCATCGCGATGGTCTCGGAGATTTCTCCCGGCAAGGTGACCTGCCGACGCATCGGACGCTTCGGCATCCTGGACGCCGAGGTCGCCACCCCGCTCTCCATGGTGCTCACCGAAGTTCTCCAGAACGCCCTGGAACACGCGTTCACGGTGGCGGACCAGGGCACGGTGGAGGTCTCGGCCGTACGGGGTGGCTCACCGTCCGACGCCCGGCTGCTGATCACCGTCACCGACGACGGGCGCGGTCTGCCCGAGGGGTTCGACCCGCAGCAGGCAGGGAATCTGGGGCTCCAGATCGTACGGACGCTGGTGGAGGGGGAGTTGGGCGGCACGTTCGGCATGGTCCCGGCGCCGGAGCGCGGCACCCAGGTGGTGCTGGACCTGCCGGTGCGCGGCGCCAAGTAG
- a CDS encoding WhiB family transcriptional regulator produces MDWRHNAVCREEDPELFFPIGNTGPALLQIEEAKAVCRRCPVMEQCLQWALESGQDSGVWGGLSEDERRAMKRRAARNRARNASA; encoded by the coding sequence ATGGACTGGCGTCACAACGCCGTTTGTCGTGAGGAAGACCCCGAGCTGTTCTTCCCCATCGGCAACACCGGTCCTGCGCTGCTGCAGATCGAGGAAGCCAAGGCCGTCTGCCGTCGCTGCCCCGTCATGGAGCAGTGCCTGCAGTGGGCGCTCGAGTCCGGCCAGGACTCCGGCGTCTGGGGTGGCCTCAGCGAGGACGAGCGCCGCGCGATGAAGCGCCGTGCCGCTCGCAACCGGGCGCGCAACGCCAGCGCCTGA
- a CDS encoding diacylglycerol kinase: protein MRALLVVNPAATTTSARTRDVLIHALASEMKLEAVTTEYRGHARDLGRRAADSDDIDLVVALGGDGTVNEVVNGLLHRGPDPDGVPKLAVVPGGSTNVFARALGLPNDAVEATGAILDALENRSERTVGLGLAAGTPGTEDESVPERWFTFCAGLGFDAGVVGRVEQKREGGKRSTHALYVRQVMRQFLNEAHRRHGQITLDVPGQEPVTDLALSIICNTAPWTYLGNRPVYASPKASFDTALDVLGLKRLSTPAVALYGTQLLTSSPERGPRGKHAVSRHDLTDFTLHSKVPLPFQMDGDHLGLRTSVTFTGVRRALRVIV, encoded by the coding sequence ATGCGCGCACTCCTCGTGGTCAACCCGGCAGCTACCACCACCAGTGCGCGTACCCGGGACGTACTCATCCACGCCCTGGCCAGCGAGATGAAGCTGGAGGCGGTGACCACCGAGTACCGGGGTCACGCGCGGGATCTGGGGCGGCGGGCGGCCGACAGCGACGACATCGACCTGGTGGTCGCCCTCGGCGGTGACGGCACGGTCAACGAGGTCGTGAACGGGCTGCTGCACCGGGGGCCGGACCCGGACGGTGTCCCGAAGCTCGCCGTGGTCCCCGGCGGCTCCACCAATGTCTTCGCGCGCGCCCTGGGGCTGCCCAACGACGCCGTGGAGGCGACCGGCGCGATTCTGGACGCCCTGGAGAACCGGAGCGAGCGCACGGTCGGTCTGGGGCTCGCGGCCGGCACCCCGGGCACCGAGGACGAGTCCGTACCGGAACGCTGGTTCACTTTCTGTGCCGGTCTCGGTTTCGACGCCGGAGTGGTCGGCCGGGTCGAACAGAAACGCGAGGGCGGCAAGCGTTCGACGCACGCGCTGTACGTGCGCCAGGTGATGCGCCAGTTCCTGAACGAGGCCCACCGCAGGCACGGGCAGATCACGCTCGACGTGCCCGGCCAGGAGCCCGTCACCGACCTCGCGCTCTCCATAATCTGCAACACCGCCCCCTGGACCTACCTGGGGAATCGTCCGGTGTACGCGTCTCCGAAGGCTTCCTTCGACACCGCTCTGGACGTCCTCGGACTGAAGCGTCTGTCCACCCCGGCGGTGGCCCTGTACGGCACCCAGCTGCTTACTTCGAGCCCTGAAAGAGGGCCCCGGGGGAAGCATGCCGTTTCACGCCACGACCTCACGGACTTCACCTTGCATTCAAAGGTCCCACTGCCCTTCCAGATGGACGGCGACCACCTGGGACTGCGTACGAGCGTGACGTTCACAGGCGTACGCCGTGCACTGCGTGTGATTGTGTGA
- a CDS encoding B/F/G family RNA polymerase sigma-70 factor, whose protein sequence is MRDETIRSGVVRPAGIPEQQARPHPVDGADGSQSLNVAVEQSQAERAGQMSEHGHHDPHDRSGARALFIELRELPDGSAEKAELRNRLVRMHLPLVEHLARRFRNRGEPLDDLTQVATIGLIKSVDRFDPDRGVEFSTYATPTVVGEIKRHFRDKGWAVRVPRRLQELRLSLTTATAELSQQHGRSPTVNELAERLGISEEEVLEGLESANAYSTLSLDVPDTDDESPAVADTLGSEDEALEGVEYRESLKPLLEDLPPREKRILLLRFFGNMTQSQIAQEVGISQMHVSRLLARTLAQLRERLLVEE, encoded by the coding sequence GTGCGGGACGAGACGATCCGATCCGGGGTGGTGCGCCCTGCGGGCATCCCGGAGCAACAGGCCCGGCCGCATCCGGTGGACGGAGCGGACGGGTCGCAGAGCCTCAACGTCGCGGTGGAGCAGTCGCAGGCAGAGCGGGCGGGCCAGATGAGCGAGCACGGGCACCACGATCCACACGACCGCAGCGGGGCACGGGCCCTGTTCATCGAGTTGCGGGAGCTTCCCGACGGCTCGGCGGAGAAGGCGGAGCTGCGCAACCGGCTGGTGCGGATGCATCTGCCGCTGGTCGAGCATCTCGCCCGGCGCTTCCGCAACCGGGGGGAGCCGCTGGACGATCTGACCCAGGTCGCCACGATCGGGCTGATCAAGTCGGTGGACCGGTTCGACCCGGACCGGGGCGTGGAGTTCTCGACGTACGCGACCCCCACGGTCGTCGGCGAGATCAAGCGCCACTTCCGGGACAAGGGCTGGGCGGTGCGGGTGCCGCGCCGCCTCCAGGAGCTGCGGCTCTCGCTGACCACGGCCACCGCCGAGCTCTCCCAGCAGCACGGCCGCTCACCGACCGTGAACGAGCTGGCCGAGCGGCTCGGCATCTCCGAGGAAGAGGTCCTGGAGGGCCTGGAGTCGGCCAACGCGTACAGCACGCTCTCGCTGGACGTGCCGGACACCGACGACGAGTCCCCGGCGGTCGCGGACACGCTGGGCTCGGAGGACGAGGCGCTGGAGGGCGTGGAGTACCGGGAGTCGCTCAAGCCGCTCCTGGAGGACCTCCCGCCGCGCGAGAAGCGCATCCTGCTGCTGCGGTTCTTCGGGAACATGACCCAGTCGCAGATCGCCCAGGAGGTCGGCATCTCGCAGATGCACGTCTCCCGGCTGCTGGCCCGCACCCTGGCCCAGCTGCGCGAGCGCCTGCTCGTCGAGGAGTAG
- a CDS encoding anti-sigma regulatory factor, whose product MSQIAGEPGNQDFVEVRLPAAGAYLSVLRTATAGLAARLDFTLDEIEDLRIAVDEACAILLQQAVPGSVLSCVFRLIDDSLEVTVSAPTTDGRAPERDTFAWTVLSALAGKVESTVADDRTVSISLYKQRGAGPGPA is encoded by the coding sequence GTGTCCCAGATCGCAGGCGAGCCCGGGAATCAGGACTTCGTGGAAGTCCGGCTGCCCGCTGCGGGTGCCTACCTGTCGGTGCTGCGAACGGCCACGGCCGGTCTCGCAGCGCGTTTGGACTTCACCCTCGACGAGATCGAGGATCTTCGCATCGCGGTCGACGAAGCCTGCGCGATCCTGCTTCAGCAGGCCGTGCCCGGCTCCGTCCTCAGCTGCGTCTTCCGGCTCATCGACGACTCTCTCGAGGTGACGGTGTCGGCCCCCACGACGGACGGCCGCGCGCCCGAGCGGGACACCTTCGCCTGGACGGTGCTCTCCGCACTGGCCGGCAAGGTCGAGTCGACGGTCGCCGACGACCGTACGGTCAGCATCAGCCTCTACAAACAGCGCGGCGCGGGCCCCGGGCCGGCGTGA
- a CDS encoding Na+/H+ antiporter, translated as MDALPLVALVAASAAVAGAARRTPVPAPLVLVAVGLVAGLVPGVPTYHLDAHVVLPLLLPPLLHTAALDSSYLDLRANIRPVALLSVGYTLFATVAVGWLAHLAIPELPLTAALVLGAVVAPPDAVTAAAIARRVGLPARVTTILQGESLVNDATAITAFRVALAAAVGEGMTWAAGIAEFLLAAVGGVGVGLLLMVPLHWLRTHLKEALLQNTLSLLIPFVAYAAAERVHASGVLAVVVVALYLGHRSWQVDFATRLQEAAVWKMAAFILESTVFALIGLQLPFVLKGLEAGGWAAALGYAAIVFAAVVVVRFVWVYPATYLPRRLSRRVREREPGTDWTAPLIVGWAGMRGVVSLAVAFSIPLVTHDGEPFPARNLVLFLTFTTVIATLVIQGLTLPVLVRVLKLPGRDPQTETLVEAQAQSEASAAAEARLEELLAAPHNRLPPPLADRLRSVLDRRRNAVWERLGAADPVTGESADDTYRRLAREMIEAERKVFVRLRDERRIDDEMMRTLLRRLDLEEAAAYRETDGP; from the coding sequence ATGGACGCGCTGCCGCTGGTGGCGCTGGTCGCGGCCAGTGCGGCGGTCGCCGGGGCGGCGCGCCGCACCCCGGTCCCCGCCCCGCTCGTCCTGGTCGCCGTCGGCCTCGTGGCGGGCCTGGTGCCGGGCGTTCCCACGTACCACCTGGACGCGCATGTCGTCCTCCCGCTGCTGCTGCCCCCGCTGCTCCACACGGCGGCCCTGGACAGCTCCTACCTGGACCTGCGGGCCAATATCCGGCCGGTCGCGCTGCTCTCCGTGGGGTACACCCTCTTCGCGACGGTGGCGGTGGGCTGGCTGGCGCACCTCGCCATTCCGGAGCTGCCGCTCACCGCCGCACTCGTCCTGGGGGCCGTCGTCGCCCCGCCGGACGCCGTGACGGCCGCCGCCATCGCCCGCCGGGTGGGGCTGCCCGCCCGGGTCACGACCATCCTTCAGGGTGAGTCCCTGGTGAACGACGCCACCGCGATCACCGCCTTCCGGGTGGCGCTCGCCGCAGCTGTCGGGGAGGGGATGACCTGGGCCGCCGGGATCGCGGAGTTCCTGCTGGCGGCGGTCGGCGGGGTCGGCGTCGGCCTCCTCCTGATGGTGCCGCTGCACTGGCTGCGCACCCACCTGAAGGAAGCCCTCCTCCAGAACACGCTCTCCCTTCTGATCCCGTTCGTGGCGTACGCGGCGGCCGAACGGGTGCACGCCTCCGGAGTCCTCGCCGTGGTCGTCGTCGCCCTCTACCTGGGACACCGCTCCTGGCAGGTCGACTTCGCCACCCGCCTCCAGGAGGCGGCCGTCTGGAAGATGGCCGCCTTCATCCTGGAGTCCACGGTCTTCGCCCTGATCGGGCTGCAACTGCCCTTCGTACTGAAGGGCCTCGAAGCGGGCGGCTGGGCGGCGGCCCTGGGGTACGCGGCCATCGTGTTCGCCGCCGTCGTCGTGGTCCGCTTCGTCTGGGTCTACCCGGCCACCTACCTGCCGCGACGGCTCTCCAGGCGGGTACGGGAACGGGAGCCGGGAACCGACTGGACCGCACCCCTGATCGTCGGCTGGGCGGGCATGCGCGGGGTCGTCTCGCTCGCCGTAGCCTTCTCCATCCCGCTGGTCACCCACGACGGCGAGCCGTTCCCGGCCCGCAACCTGGTGCTGTTCCTGACCTTCACCACCGTCATCGCCACGCTGGTGATCCAGGGGCTGACCCTGCCCGTACTCGTTCGCGTACTGAAGCTGCCGGGGCGCGACCCGCAGACCGAGACGCTCGTCGAGGCACAGGCCCAGAGCGAGGCGTCGGCAGCCGCCGAAGCCCGCCTGGAGGAGCTGCTCGCCGCCCCGCACAACCGCCTCCCGCCCCCGCTGGCCGACCGGCTGCGCAGCGTCCTGGACCGCCGCCGCAACGCCGTCTGGGAGCGCCTGGGGGCGGCCGACCCGGTCACGGGGGAGTCGGCGGACGACACCTACCGCCGGCTCGCCCGCGAGATGATCGAGGCCGAGCGGAAGGTCTTCGTCCGGCTCCGGGACGAGCGGCGGATCGACGACGAGATGATGCGTACGCTGCTGCGCAGGCTGGACCTGGAGGAGGCCGCCGCCTACCGGGAGACGGACGGGCCCTGA